The following coding sequences lie in one Glycine max cultivar Williams 82 chromosome 19, Glycine_max_v4.0, whole genome shotgun sequence genomic window:
- the LOC100801317 gene encoding TBCC domain-containing protein 1 — MTEPTEPSTSSSLARDPTTVVHPRREPFEHGLLPIPRLIFSDPAQTLIPLKQKLLELSSNQRVDLAAISESLQISIEHARLVLDTLASILHSDSEPLVVANLVEIDSVGVDVHDLVLFLYIQSYKRLLPRTHKDSAAVTDVWPSTSAFDGYLSALSPLQLVRSNSRRFMPSQADEEAHQLSYLQKHLANIVSLLAEPVEGEGDESLVLTMDRFEHLGFLIQFGDKGSEGNSFSQCSPFFANSDPDMPAVPVPAAQVHDWLLQNVAAALEYISERTSSKENGPASASDQDVAMTDASTVSVKVSTGTRGASFIEGISKSSYAKHASDIKGSSVKVLNCHESAIYILAPLRYATVYGCSDATIVLGAVGKAVRVEHCERVHVIVAAKRICIANCRECVFFLGVNQQPLIVGDNHKLQVAPYNTFYAQLEEHMSEVGIVPTVNRWNEPLALGMVDPHDSLSHPAGVSDVQAESATLVDPDQFTNFVIPSWLVEESTGSTKDNPFTLPDAYMASQHKNHKNLEEIRQLLREASLEESRKRELSSALHVYFKDWLYASGNIRQLYCLQGD, encoded by the exons ATGACGGAACCAACAGAGCCATCCACGTCATCTTCATTGGCGAGGGACCCAACCACCGTGGTTCACCCAAGGCGCGAGCCCTTCGAGCACGGCCTCTTGCCAATCCCGCGCCTCATCTTCTCCGACCCGGCGCAAACCCTAATTCCGTTGAAGCAGAAGCTTCTCGAGTTATCCTCCAACCAGCGAGTCGACTTGGCGGCAATCTCCGAGTCACTGCAGATCTCCATTGAGCACGCCAGGCTCGTCCTCGATACCCTCGCCTCGATTCTGCACTCCGACTCCGAACCTCTCGTCGTCGCCAATCTCGTCGAAATCGATTCCGTCGGCGTCGACGTCCATGATTTGGTTTTGTTCCTCTACATTCAATCCTACAAGAGGCTCCTCCCGCGCACGCATAAGGACTCCGCCGCCGTCACCGACGTCTGGCCTTCCACCTCCGCCTTCGATGGCTACTTGTCCGCTCTCTCGCCGCTTCAG CTCGTACGCAGCAACAGTCGGCGGTTTATGCCGTCCCAGGCTGATGAAGAGGCGCATCAGTTGTCGTATCTGCAAAAGCACTTGGCTAACATTGTGTCTCTTCTAGCAGAGCCTGTGGAGGGAGAAGGCGATGAGTCCCTG GTTTTAACCATGGATAGATTTGAGCATCTTGGGTTCCTAATTCAGTTTGGTGATAAGGGATCAGAAGGAAATTCGTTTAGTCAATGTTCTCCTTTTTTTGCAAACTCAGACCCTGACATGCCTGCTGTTCCTGTTCCTGCCGCACAAGTTCATGATTGGCTTCTGCAAAATGTAGCGGCTGCTTTGGAATATATTTCTGAACGGACTTCTTCAAAGGAAAATGGCCCAGCTAGTGCCTCTGATCAGGATGTTGCCATGACTGATGCAAGCACTGTCTCAGTTAAGGTCTCAACAGGTACTAGAGGGGCAAGTTTCATTGAAGGGATCTCTAAATCGTCATATGCGAAGCATGCATCTGACATTAAAGGTTCCTCTGTTAAG GTTCTAAATTGCCACGAATCTGCCATCTACATCTTAGCACCATTGAGATATGCCACTGTCTATGGATGCTCAGATGCAACAATAGTTCTAGGAGCAGTTGGCAAG GCTGTGAGAGTAGAACACTGTGAACGAGTTCATGTAATTGTAGCAGCAAAACGTATTTGTATTGCTAATTGCCGTGaatgtgttttctttttgggGGTGAATCAGCAACCACTTATTGTTGGTGATAACCATAAGCTGCAG GTGGCTCCCTATAATACATTTTATGCCCAATTGGAGGAGCATATGAGTGAAGTTGGAATTGTGCCCACAGTGAACCGATGGAATGAACCTCTAGCATTAGGCATGGTTGATCCCCATGATTCATTATCTCATCCAGCTGGTGTCTCTGATGTTCAAGCTGAGTCTGCTACACTGGTGGACCCTGATCAGTTCACTAATTTTGTG ATTCCAAGCTGGCTTGTAGAAGAGTCCACTGGGTCTACAAAAGACAATCCATTCACGTTACCAGATGCGTATATGGCATCTCAGCATAAAAAT CACAAAAATTTAGAGGAGATAAGGCAACTCTTACGAGAAGCATCTTTAGAAGAAAGTCGCAAACGAGAATTGTCATCTGCGCTCCATGTCTACTTCAAGGACTGGTTATATG CTTCGGGAAACATTCGTCAGCTTTACTGTCTACAAGGTGATTGA